From the genome of Callospermophilus lateralis isolate mCalLat2 unplaced genomic scaffold, mCalLat2.hap1 Scaffold_1734, whole genome shotgun sequence:
TTCAGAGATAGATTTACATTGCTCATATGCCTCTTATGTCTTCTTATCACAGCTTCAATGCACGAAGGTTCAATCTTTGCTGTTCTGGTCTCTTGCTGTCCCTGGAATGAATCCAAAGGATACAGAATTCAGCAGAGGTGCTGAGTGCAGGCCGTGTGTTCATACTAGATGTGAATGGTGGAGGCCACCAGGAGCCTGGTCCACTCTCCTCTGAGACACCATGGTCTTGGGGAACTCATGTCAGCACTGTGCCCTGTAATATCAGCACTGGAATCTCTCAATCCCCTCTTGCTGATGTGGAAGCTAAGCACACAAACAAAACTACCCTTGTAACACCCCTCAAAGGTAGAGCTGAGGTGCCAGAAGGAGGAAGCACCAAGGTGACACACAACTCCTGCAGAACAGCCCCAGCAGGACAATCCAGGGAAACTGTTACCTTCAAGACTGCCACTACCACTGTTGATGGAGCTGTCCACCATGACCTTGAGACTAGGTTTACCAAGTAGCTTCTGGACTCCCTTCAGAGCTTGCCTGCTCACTGAACAACTCCTGCAGATTCCTCCTAATAAGCCCTCAACCTCCCTGTGTTCTCCAGACACACTGCAGTCCACCCAGCCTGTTCACTGGTGTCCTGCATGATTTATTCtcagagaaaaatatatttctgaaGATTCATCTATGTTTGCATGTTTAATTGACTTGTCACACTGATGTTGCTGCAGAAGTCACAGTTAATCTAATATGTCATGCCTGTAACTCTGGACTACCAGCAAATATGGAGAACCACAGGATCTTAGAAATGACTTTGTGAAATCCTTTGCCCTAGCAAGTCCTCTGGCTCAGGTGTACAATAAAGCAACACCCACTGGCATGGGACTGCACCCACTGGCATGGGACTGCACCAAGGGCACTTCTTTCCTCTTAGCCCATGACATTAGGAAGCTGAATGTAGAAAACACAGAGAGAAGTTCAAATTTCTGCCATCCAATACCTTCTCTAGAAGCTTCTACTGTAGATAATCTTGAGTGTTGGGCAATGTTACCTCTTGGGGAGACTCACCCACATCATCTCCATCTCACAGTGTCCCTAGAGCCCTCTTCACTATGCATCATTTTAGCCATTTCAGAAAACTATGAATCTGCAGTCATTATATCGCCCTTCCTCtcattaattaaattttaatCCTACAACTGTGAGATGCAAATTTTAGAGCACATGTTATCTGTTTTAAAGTGGACAGTGTGTGCATTcacaattttattataaattgatTTAATAAGGTTTAATTTATGGAAAGAAAAAGGTACTGCTTtctttctatattgacagatgaatatCTTTTTTTCACAAATATCTTTCACCAGTGTGATATTGTGGAATGTAGTAATGATTAACTTCATGATTTAAGAAAAACTTCAACCAAGATACTCAATTTTTATCTTTGcctttaaaatgtgtgtgtgggaaagaaaaaaaaaaacaattatatcCAAGAGTAGGTGTTTAATCAAAAGTCTCTGAGTAGTGAGTACATACAACATTGCCTGTCACCCAAAGGTGGGTATGTAATGTTCCATAAAATGGAAGTCAGATTAACATTTTGGCCTTAAATGAGTCCTTTTATTCCAATTCCACAagtccaaaatataaaaaaaaaacttcatactTCCGTCTCCTaatcattcaaaaatatttttatccacCTCCATCATTATAACCATGGCCCTTAATGTCCATAGAATTTTCTAGTTGCATTCAAATTGGCATTGAAATCAGATTGTATCACACAAGATTTTAAATTGAAGGGGAATGAAAGAAATTAgcacccactaaaagaaaaaggaaggaacaTTTGAAAGCCAAATAGTGGCTCAGAGCATCAGGCTGCAGGTGCACACCAAGGACAGTTCCCAGCACACACATAAGAAGAGCAATCAGGCTGCATGTCCAGGACCATCCAGAGTGTTGAATAAAGAAGGTGAACAGGGcaataaacacaaacacacacacacacatacacataaaagGTGTAGCATTTGTCCTCAAGGCAAAATTACACACAACATGGCCAGAGAATAATTAGAGATGTGAAAAACTGGTTTCTAGGAGCCACATGGAGTTCCACATCACTATAAGactaacattaaaaataaaaaaaaatgaatgcttgATTTTAAGAGTACATAGGACAATGCTTTATCCCAAGAACAGAAATCATGGAACAACTCTCCCAGAGGTAGAGGATTACAAATCAACCAGCTCTTGCGTTTTTGTAGACACTGACCATATGTGGTGTGCACACTTGAAATGTGGAGAATAATATGAAGCCATGGTAAATATCAACCTCATAAGAATTTTATTACACTAATATTAATATGTATACAATCAAATGGTATAAGAGTGtgatataaaataattaatattattaataattttaaaaaattaaaaatatcagtTTGATTAATATTAACATGGATTGCAATGttttcaattaaataaaaatattaataataaatatagaAGCTTATAAACatcaaaatatcatttaaatttattttacagtTAAACGTGTAACTGGAAAACTTTAATTGCATATGAGTCTTATACTTTCTATTGGACACCACAGCTCTTGAGTCTGCCTGAGAGAAGCAATAGCAAGGAGCAGGGATAGCCACGGTCACTTCTTCCTGGAGGAGAACATCCCCCACACTCTCCTCATGGCCCCCAGCACCtccttgttcctcaggctgtagacAATTGGGTTGAGCATGGGGGTGAGGACGCTGTAGAAAACTGCAAGGATCTTGTCCTCTTCTGGTGAGCGGAGACTCTTGGGCCGGAGATAAGTGTAGACAAAAGGTGTGTAGTAAAATATCACCACAGTTAAATGTGTGGCACATGTGGTGAAAGCCTTTTTTCTCCCCTCTTTTGAGCGCATGTGGAAGACAGCAAAAAGAACCCGTCCATAGGAGGCCGTGATGccaaggaaaggaaggaggagaaaCAGGACTGCACTCACAAACACCATGTACTCATAGTCCCAGGTGTCCACACAGGCCAGAGGCATCATGGCTGGGATGTCACAGTAGAAATGATTGATGGCTCTAGATCTGCAGTAAGGAATCTGAAAAGTATAGATGGTGTGTGCCAGGGAGTTGATGGAGCTCAGCGTCCAGGACCCCAGGATCATCTTCACACATACCCTTTTACTCATGCGGATGGGATAGTGGAGGGGGTGGCAGATGGCCACaaagcggtcataggccatggaGGCTAGAAGTAAGCCTTCAGAACATGCCAATGTCACAAAGAAGAAGATTTGCACACCACATCCCAGGAAGGAGATGCTTTTCTGCCCAGAGAGGAAGTTGTATACCATCTTGGGGACAGTGGAGGAGATGTACATCAGGTCCATGAGGGAGAGCTGGCTGAGGAgaaagtacatgggggtgtggagcCGCAGATCCAAGAAGATGAGGGCAGTCATCCCTGAGTTCCCCAAACAGGCGAGAACAAACACAGAGATGATCAGGAGCAAGAGAAGTGGGCCAGTCTGGTTTTGCGGTAACAGGCCCAATAAAATGAAATCACTTGAAGTTTGGTTCCATTTCTCCATGGAAATGCACTACTTTGATAtgcttgaaagaaaaataaataggaaaGCTAAGAACGAAACATCAACTGAATCAGCACAGGAGAATAACAAGGAATTGACTTTATGAGACCTTGTTTAGATTGAAATCTTCTTCATTCAACATCACAGCTCTTGTTGACTTGATTTTAACCTGAATTAAACATTCCTTTCCCAGTCCTCACTGGTAAGCATCTTagcaagtcatagacacaaacatggtccTGAAAAACAGGCACAGCAAACTCAGTGAAGCAGCTGGAGGCTCCTTCCTGGTGACTCCTGCCAGGGACCTTCCTCAAGGCTGTATGAACGGCCTCAGCACTGAGGAAGCCGGGATCCCTTCTTTTCAGCCTCCTTAATTCAACACTCACTTTTACCACACACATGACCCGTGTGCTCAGAAGACCCCTGTGGGCTCACGTGATGCTAGGTGCTCATGACTTTGCTTCTTCCACATCCCTCATTTCTCACCTTTCCTCCCCAGATGTCACTCTTGATACTCAATAAATTGGGATCTTCTCCCCAGGACTGTACCGCTTACCTTCTAAAAAACAGTCCTCTCCTGGTCCCTCAGTGTGTCACCAAACACAATCAAACTGTAAAAGGCTTCTATGTCCTGTGAGATCCACCTGGTCATAATATGTTCTTTAGTTTttcgttttgttttttcctaacaaGGCTTCCATTATCTGAGGCCCTACAAACCCAAATATCCAACATCTAGATTTTTatgcacatttttcttttctttgtgtaaACCAATGACACATGATTAAGGTGACAGAGTAAATAATGCATGTAGATTTCGTGCTCTTTGTTTGAATCACCTAGAACCGGTGTGGTAACAGAAATACAACATGGATGTGGACAAcagaaccacaaactcacatattCTTTCTATGTATGAAACATTGACATTCCCTAAATTCTCTGAACTATTTTTCACATAATTACACTTATTATTGCCCATCCCTAACACAAATCTGTGTATTTATGTGTTAACACCCTCATTTTCCAAATACAACTGGTAGCACTCATTGATGTGAAGAATAGCATTATTAAATACAGCTATGCCTGGGATCAGACCCTGAATCTGTGTGCATACTTCATATTTCTAATCTTCTAAAATGCCAAATTTAGCAATTGATGAATGATTTACTGTGTgtaaatttattcattcaattcAATGTGTGTAATTACAATTCTCCtgcaaaaataaatcatattgcattccacatttCCACCTAGGTTAATTAAGGAGCACATAGCTAAGGGGGACTGATCACCTGCAGTTCCTGTCCTGTGGGTGGTTATCAGATGAGCAGGTAGGAGGGCGACTGTGCAGCTAAGCTCTTCAAGGAGGAAGGATGTGAGCTGTATGCAGTTTCATGTCCTCCTCAGAGTTAATTATACAAGAGAGTAACAAAAACTAGATGTTCAGCATGGacagtaaaaaaatgaaaaagaggaaaaaatgagAGACTTTACctttcttgatatttttttccttactttttaTGTCC
Proteins encoded in this window:
- the LOC143387130 gene encoding olfactory receptor 2L13-like, with product MEKWNQTSSDFILLGLLPQNQTGPLLLLLIISVFVLACLGNSGMTALIFLDLRLHTPMYFLLSQLSLMDLMYISSTVPKMVYNFLSGQKSISFLGCGVQIFFFVTLACSEGLLLASMAYDRFVAICHPLHYPIRMSKRVCVKMILGSWTLSSINSLAHTIYTFQIPYCRSRAINHFYCDIPAMMPLACVDTWDYEYMVFVSAVLFLLLPFLGITASYGRVLFAVFHMRSKEGRKKAFTTCATHLTVVIFYYTPFVYTYLRPKSLRSPEEDKILAVFYSVLTPMLNPIVYSLRNKEVLGAMRRVWGMFSSRKK